ACCAGCACCGCCCCCGTCCCATAGGGCGCTGTCGGGCCCAGTCGGGTGAAGAGCAGGCCGCCCAGCGCGGGCCCGATGATGCGGCCCAGGGACCCGGACGCTTGATAAGCCCCCAGCACCGCCCCCTGGCGCTCCATGGGCGCGTGCAGGGACACCAGCGCGGACAGGCACGGCGTCACCAGCGCGGAGCCCACCGCCAACAGGCCCATCACCGGGAAGAGCCACCCGTAAGACGGCGCCACGGGCAAGAGGGCCAGCCCCGCCGCCGTCAGCCCGAAGCCCACCACGGCCACCGGGGCCTCCCGCCCTCCCCTGCCCCCCGGGGCACCTTCCGCCCCTTGGCCCGGCGCGCCATGAGCCGCCACCAGCCGGCGCACCAGCCCGCCCTGCACCAGCGCGGACAGCACGCCCACCACCGCGAAGAGCGCCCCGGAGCGCAGGCTCGCCTCCTTGAGGACGGCCGCGTCCGGATGCACCGCGTGCACCAGCCACCCGCCCTCCAGCGGCACCGGCCCGGAGGAGAGGAAGCGCGTCAAAAGGTAGACGGAGAAGGTGCCCTCCATCTGCGCGAAGGCCACCGTGTAGAGCAGCACCAGCACCACGCACCGGCCCACGACGGGCAGCGTCAACACGGCGGCGGCGCCCCGCATGCTGCGCGTCGTCGCGGACGGCGAGTCCGCCCTGCGCGTCTCCGGCAGGAAGAACCAGGTGTTGATGAGGTTCAGCGCGGACAGCCCCGCCGCGAACAGGCCGATGGCCAGGTTGCCACCCCACGCCCCCAGCACGCCGCCCAGCGCGGGCCCCAGCACGAAGCCCAGGCCGAACGCCGCGCCGATGATGCCCATGCCCCGCGCGCGCTCATGCGGCTTGGTGATGTCCGCCACCACCGCCTGCGCCGTGGACACGTTGCCGCCGGACACCCCGTCGATGACGCGCGACAGGAACAACAGGGGCAGCGTGTGCGCGAAGGCGAACAGCACGTAGCCCAGGAGCGAGCCCACCTGGGAGATGAGCAGCACCGGCCGCCGGCCGAACCGGTCCGACAGCCGCCCCATGATGGGCGCCGCCACCAGCTGCATCAGCGAGTACACCGCGACGAGCAGCCCCACCGCGAAGGGGGAAGCGCCAAAGCGCACGCCGTACACGCCCAGCTGCGGAATCAGGATGCCGAACCCGATGAGGTCCAGGACGGCGATGCCGAACACCACCCGCAGCGACGCCTCCCGAGCCAACTTCGCACTCCCTCGTCCCTTCGAGGGACCGTTGGAAAAGACAAGACCGCCGGAGCGCGCGTACGGGGCGCTCCGGCGGCCGGGAAGAATCCCACTCTCAGCGCGAGGCGTCTACATCGCCTCGGCGGACTGCATTTGACGGTTGGCCGTGTCGCGCTCGATGCAGCCCTTGGTCATCGTGTACTGGTACGTGCCCAGCTCGTCACGCCAGTACTCGCCCTCGTAGGGCCAGTAGAGCTGATCGTCCGCCACCGCCACGGAGAACTTGTACTTCTTGACGATGGCCGTGCGGCCGCCCGCCTTGAGCTGCTCCTCCAGGAACTCCTTCTCCTTGGTGGTCGTCTCGAACTTGATGCGCAGGCCGTTGGCCAGGAGCAGCTTGAGCGCGCCCAGCTCCGACTCCAGCTTGCCCTTGGCCATGATGCCGGCCTTGGAGATGAGGCTGGTGCGCTGGACCTTGAGCTCCTC
This DNA window, taken from Corallococcus coralloides DSM 2259, encodes the following:
- a CDS encoding MFS transporter → MAREASLRVVFGIAVLDLIGFGILIPQLGVYGVRFGASPFAVGLLVAVYSLMQLVAAPIMGRLSDRFGRRPVLLISQVGSLLGYVLFAFAHTLPLLFLSRVIDGVSGGNVSTAQAVVADITKPHERARGMGIIGAAFGLGFVLGPALGGVLGAWGGNLAIGLFAAGLSALNLINTWFFLPETRRADSPSATTRSMRGAAAVLTLPVVGRCVVLVLLYTVAFAQMEGTFSVYLLTRFLSSGPVPLEGGWLVHAVHPDAAVLKEASLRSGALFAVVGVLSALVQGGLVRRLVAAHGAPGQGAEGAPGGRGGREAPVAVVGFGLTAAGLALLPVAPSYGWLFPVMGLLAVGSALVTPCLSALVSLHAPMERQGAVLGAYQASGSLGRIIGPALGGLLFTRLGPTAPYGTGAVLVALGGLLALSLVTQVRMSGAGAEQSS